A single window of Desulfomonilaceae bacterium DNA harbors:
- a CDS encoding DUF116 domain-containing protein produces MNRKQIRLIDTKALPASANMALDNIILEEISAGNSPATFRFLQFQPAAALVGYNQDVNLEIRTDYCKSSNVDINRRITGGGAILFQESALGWELFGPPGDPPFSGSYESVLDRICSTAAKALSKLGLEACFRPRNDIEIQGRKISGTGGAFISGAMMFQGTVLIKNETELFLKALRVPVEKLKKREIESLMQRICFLDDLVENPVSLESLKQVIVSEFSESLCLDFYDGNLTDQEHERLDNELPFYSGDEWIYSRSRPKHEGAPIRSISQNHGGSIRVHLWMSPGSKRVRQALISGDFFTIPQRLCLDLEASLVGTSVDRDALNERVLSFFDSYDGKIPGVEPQDLAEVISEAADRLKLLTFNFSLPEVNELFFVNVAPQDLNKKIGKWLLLPYCSKNLDCDFRQTEGCSECGACEIGYFYSVARRFNLEPLTIQSFEHLMATLQEKASGSEELYIGSCCEAFYSKHRLEMETIPAQGVLVNIDSTTCYDLGKGTDAYKGKFDNKTLLNIELLEKTIRLING; encoded by the coding sequence ATGAATCGTAAGCAAATCCGCTTAATTGATACGAAAGCTCTACCCGCGTCAGCGAACATGGCTTTGGATAACATCATTCTGGAGGAGATTTCAGCAGGAAATTCTCCTGCCACCTTCCGCTTCTTGCAATTTCAACCGGCTGCGGCTCTTGTTGGATACAATCAGGATGTAAATCTGGAAATTAGAACAGATTACTGTAAATCCAGCAACGTCGACATCAACAGAAGGATCACCGGTGGGGGCGCAATTCTGTTTCAGGAATCAGCTCTGGGCTGGGAACTCTTTGGTCCGCCTGGCGATCCTCCCTTTTCAGGTTCCTATGAAAGTGTTCTGGACAGAATTTGCTCGACCGCGGCGAAAGCCTTATCAAAACTTGGTCTCGAAGCCTGTTTCAGGCCAAGAAATGACATTGAAATTCAGGGACGAAAGATATCAGGTACAGGGGGAGCTTTTATTTCCGGGGCAATGATGTTTCAAGGGACAGTACTGATCAAAAATGAAACAGAATTATTTCTCAAAGCCTTGAGAGTCCCCGTGGAAAAATTGAAAAAAAGAGAAATAGAATCCTTGATGCAAAGAATCTGCTTCCTGGATGACCTCGTAGAAAATCCGGTGAGTCTGGAATCGTTGAAACAGGTAATTGTCTCGGAATTTTCAGAGTCTCTCTGCCTGGATTTCTATGATGGGAATCTGACTGACCAGGAACATGAGCGTTTAGACAATGAACTACCTTTTTATTCAGGCGATGAATGGATTTATTCCCGAAGCAGGCCGAAACATGAAGGGGCTCCAATTCGTTCCATCTCTCAAAATCACGGAGGCTCGATAAGAGTTCATTTATGGATGAGTCCTGGAAGTAAGAGAGTTCGACAGGCTCTCATTTCCGGTGATTTTTTTACGATTCCGCAACGTCTTTGTTTAGATCTCGAGGCCAGCCTTGTAGGAACCTCTGTCGACAGAGACGCTCTTAATGAGCGAGTGCTGTCATTCTTTGATTCGTATGACGGTAAGATTCCCGGTGTGGAACCTCAAGATTTAGCTGAGGTTATTTCTGAAGCGGCTGACAGACTTAAGCTGCTCACTTTCAATTTCAGTCTTCCTGAAGTAAATGAGTTATTTTTTGTAAACGTTGCGCCTCAGGACCTGAACAAGAAAATAGGTAAATGGCTTTTGCTGCCGTACTGTTCGAAAAATCTGGATTGTGATTTTCGTCAGACAGAAGGGTGCTCAGAATGTGGCGCCTGCGAGATCGGATATTTCTACTCTGTGGCCCGGAGATTTAACCTGGAACCGTTGACCATTCAAAGTTTCGAGCACCTGATGGCCACACTTCAAGAAAAGGCTTCGGGATCAGAAGAACTATATATTGGATCCTGTTGCGAAGCCTTTTACTCAAAACATCGCCTGGAAATGGAGACGATTCCGGCTCAAGGGGTTCTCGTAAACATTGATTCAACCACATGTTATGACCTAGGCAAAGGAACGGACGCATATAAAGGAAAATTCGACAACAAAACTTTACTGAATATTGAATTGTTAGAGAAAACGATTAGGCTTATAAATGGCTAA
- a CDS encoding OmpH family outer membrane protein: protein MREKNVMKLVLTLSISILLIVGLAVQSQAQGLKMADVSMTDISNKSQKIKLALDELRKFQSEPTANMKTLETEIRQLQENLEKGKASLKEEDKTKIEDQIRAKFQAYQLEQQNFKALVLEQQKKINDTMMAEINDAVSKVAQQGGFSVVFLKESIIYSKDVPDITDKVISYLDASAQQPAKK, encoded by the coding sequence ATGAGAGAAAAAAATGTTATGAAACTTGTATTAACATTAAGTATTTCCATTTTACTTATCGTCGGTTTGGCTGTTCAATCTCAGGCTCAGGGCCTTAAAATGGCTGACGTAAGTATGACTGATATTTCTAATAAATCCCAAAAAATTAAATTAGCCTTGGACGAACTTAGAAAATTCCAATCCGAACCCACAGCGAACATGAAGACGCTGGAAACCGAAATCAGACAACTTCAGGAAAATCTGGAAAAAGGCAAAGCCAGTCTCAAAGAAGAAGATAAAACGAAGATAGAAGACCAAATTAGGGCCAAATTTCAGGCCTATCAGCTTGAGCAACAGAACTTTAAAGCCCTAGTCCTTGAACAACAAAAGAAGATAAATGACACTATGATGGCCGAGATTAATGACGCCGTGTCAAAGGTAGCGCAGCAGGGAGGCTTCTCTGTTGTTTTTCTTAAAGAATCCATAATCTATTCCAAGGACGTTCCTGACATAACGGATAAGGTCATTAGCTATCTTGACGCTTCCGCGCAGCAGCCCGCCAAGAAGTAG